Proteins from a genomic interval of Methanoplanus endosymbiosus:
- a CDS encoding EMC6-like membrane protein, with protein sequence MTDVYMSEEISADPITEKISSKSAEEKVASHQQRMIRTCVGCFMGIITGVLSYIFIGDPVSPAGEPKAILGWLLLLAGIVFQKHAFMALKIDYSELGGKDWFYQGFMAFAFWFISWTILLSIN encoded by the coding sequence ATGACTGATGTTTATATGAGTGAGGAGATTTCTGCAGACCCAATAACAGAGAAAATAAGCAGCAAAAGTGCCGAAGAGAAGGTTGCTTCTCATCAGCAGCGCATGATAAGGACCTGCGTCGGATGTTTCATGGGAATCATAACCGGAGTATTGTCATATATATTCATAGGTGACCCTGTATCACCCGCAGGTGAACCAAAAGCAATACTCGGCTGGCTTTTGCTTCTTGCAGGAATAGTATTTCAGAAGCATGCCTTTATGGCATTAAAGATTGATTATTCTGAACTTGGAGGAAAGGACTGGTTCTATCAGGGTTTCATGGCATTTGCCTTCTGGTTTATATCATGGACAATTCTCCTCTCAATAAATTAA
- a CDS encoding chemotaxis protein CheD has protein sequence MTEPRKPEMKGQNVGIGEYYTGDFVMTSIGLGSCVALILHDRRCKKGAVAHVMLPESNGKMERPGKFADTAVPVLYDELISGGSNKRDIVAKIAGGSSMFKHFKGNLDIGSRNVAAVKSALEKYHIPLVEEDTGGTVGRSVIYYPEDNGKVIIRKADGKCIEF, from the coding sequence ATGACCGAACCTCGTAAACCTGAGATGAAGGGGCAGAATGTCGGTATTGGAGAATACTATACAGGTGATTTCGTAATGACCTCAATTGGTCTTGGATCGTGTGTAGCCTTAATTCTCCACGACAGAAGATGTAAGAAGGGAGCAGTAGCTCATGTCATGCTTCCGGAGAGCAACGGAAAGATGGAGAGACCCGGAAAGTTTGCCGATACAGCAGTGCCTGTTCTTTATGATGAACTGATTTCAGGCGGCAGCAATAAAAGGGATATTGTCGCAAAGATTGCCGGTGGTTCGAGCATGTTTAAGCATTTTAAAGGTAATCTTGATATTGGTTCAAGAAATGTTGCGGCTGTAAAATCTGCTCTCGAAAAGTATCATATTCCATTGGTTGAGGAAGATACAGGCGGTACTGTCGGGAGATCAGTAATTTATTATCCGGAAGATAACGGTAAGGTAATTATCCGAAAGGCAGATGGAAAATGCATAGAATTCTGA
- a CDS encoding ribosome biogenesis/translation initiation ATPase RLI, producing MRIAVVHKDRCHPIKCGQECILYCPRVRTGDETVIIGENGKAVISEELCVGCGICVKKCPFEAIDIITLPEELEHPTHRYGQNGFALYGMAMPAEGKVMGILGANGIGKSTAVSILSGQLIPNRGAFDEEPTWDKFLDDYAGTELFDYIQLISQGKVNASVKPQYIDFIPKVFKGKVSELLKSTDERGIMDHLTDRLKLDPILDREIAQLSGGELQRVALTACLARDVNFYFLDEITPYLDIYQRMVAAELIREVAEKKPVMIVEHDLAILDMLADNIHIGYGKPSVFGILTRPKGVRVGINQYLEGFLAEENVRFRQYSVDFETRSHTRDSPREILMKFPAMEKSYDGKFTLNINGGDIRHGEVLGVVGANGIGKSTFAKLLAGAEKPDSGEISETVKVSYKPQYVKTDSTDSVEMLLRKATSKFDSNFYKHEILEPLTLEPLLQNSVDQLSGGELQRVAIALCLSQEADIYILDEPSAHLDVEQRVKLARVLKRHAESTESGVLVIDHDIYVIDMISERLLVFDGNPGIDGRALGPFSMKDGMNHFLKELQVTFRRDKSGRPRINKPGSYLDREQRSAGEYYYAEISKT from the coding sequence ATGCGAATTGCCGTTGTACATAAAGACAGGTGCCACCCTATAAAATGCGGACAGGAATGTATATTGTACTGTCCAAGAGTCAGAACAGGCGATGAGACAGTAATTATCGGAGAAAACGGCAAAGCAGTAATATCCGAAGAACTCTGTGTCGGGTGTGGAATATGTGTTAAAAAATGCCCCTTTGAAGCTATAGATATAATTACACTTCCTGAAGAGCTTGAACACCCGACACACAGATACGGGCAGAATGGTTTTGCCCTTTATGGTATGGCAATGCCGGCTGAGGGGAAGGTCATGGGAATCCTCGGAGCCAATGGTATAGGAAAGAGTACTGCTGTAAGCATACTGTCAGGTCAGCTAATCCCCAACAGAGGAGCCTTTGATGAAGAACCCACCTGGGATAAATTCCTTGACGACTATGCAGGCACTGAACTCTTCGACTATATTCAGCTCATATCACAGGGAAAGGTGAATGCCTCGGTAAAACCTCAGTACATTGACTTTATCCCGAAAGTATTCAAAGGAAAAGTCAGCGAACTCTTAAAATCCACCGATGAGAGAGGCATAATGGATCACCTGACAGACAGGCTGAAACTTGACCCAATACTTGACAGGGAGATTGCCCAGCTCTCCGGCGGAGAACTGCAGAGAGTTGCCCTTACGGCATGTCTCGCAAGGGATGTAAATTTTTACTTCCTTGATGAGATAACTCCCTATCTTGACATATATCAGAGAATGGTGGCAGCGGAACTCATACGGGAAGTTGCTGAGAAAAAACCTGTTATGATAGTTGAGCACGACCTTGCGATACTTGACATGCTTGCTGACAATATCCACATAGGATATGGTAAACCATCCGTATTTGGAATTCTCACAAGGCCAAAGGGCGTGAGGGTCGGAATTAACCAGTATCTGGAAGGTTTCCTTGCTGAGGAGAATGTAAGATTCAGACAGTACTCAGTTGACTTTGAGACGAGGTCACACACAAGGGACTCACCAAGAGAGATTCTGATGAAATTTCCGGCAATGGAAAAGAGTTATGACGGCAAATTCACCTTAAATATCAATGGCGGAGATATCCGGCATGGTGAAGTACTCGGAGTTGTGGGCGCAAATGGTATAGGAAAGAGTACCTTTGCAAAACTGCTTGCCGGTGCTGAAAAACCTGATTCCGGAGAGATTTCAGAGACAGTAAAAGTATCATACAAACCTCAGTATGTAAAGACAGACTCAACAGATTCTGTGGAGATGCTTCTTAGGAAAGCTACCAGCAAGTTTGATTCCAACTTCTATAAACATGAGATCTTAGAGCCGCTGACCCTTGAGCCGCTCCTCCAGAATAGTGTTGATCAGCTCTCCGGCGGAGAACTACAGAGGGTTGCAATTGCACTCTGCCTCTCACAGGAAGCTGACATATATATCCTTGACGAACCGAGTGCACACCTTGACGTAGAGCAGCGTGTGAAACTTGCAAGAGTGCTGAAGCGCCATGCCGAGAGCACAGAGTCAGGTGTATTAGTAATTGACCACGACATCTATGTCATTGATATGATCAGTGAACGCCTGTTAGTCTTTGACGGAAACCCCGGCATTGACGGCAGGGCACTTGGCCCCTTCTCAATGAAAGACGGAATGAACCACTTCCTGAAGGAATTGCAGGTAACATTCAGGCGTGACAAATCCGGAAGGCCAAGAATAAACAAGCCCGGAAGTTACCTTGACCGTGAGCAGAGGTCAGCCGGCGAGTATTATTACGCAGAAATCTCAAAAACATAA
- the cheB gene encoding chemotaxis-specific protein-glutamate methyltransferase CheB, whose amino-acid sequence MIRVLVIDDSVFMRTVLLDLLKHDSSIEVVGTAEDGKEALKKIEDLSPDVITLDIQMPVMNGIEVLEELSSYENPPKILMLSTLTSRDAELTKKGLDLGADDFMLKPKNLGKVRGIEQELITKIKHLITIPPVRNKPVSRGIPADNIVLIGSSAGGPPMLDSLVSSLKGDLNAAVVITQHMPGGFTASLAERLNRISQLNVKESENGDILHIGKVYVSKGGYHTIISANPDHSGRMSGKITHSKSPPVHAVRPAVDKTFASAAKVFGSRTVSVILSGMGSDGGEGMSVLKESGGRTVVVKEEDCLVYGMARSALERDCVDRVLPLKSIPREIMKSVAALE is encoded by the coding sequence ATGATTAGAGTCCTTGTAATTGATGATTCCGTATTCATGCGTACAGTCTTATTAGACCTTTTAAAGCATGATTCCTCTATAGAGGTTGTAGGCACAGCAGAGGACGGGAAGGAGGCCCTCAAAAAGATTGAGGATCTGTCTCCTGATGTCATTACCCTTGATATTCAGATGCCGGTTATGAACGGTATAGAGGTTCTGGAAGAGCTTTCCTCTTATGAAAACCCGCCCAAAATACTGATGCTCAGTACCCTTACGTCAAGGGATGCAGAGCTGACAAAAAAAGGGCTTGATCTGGGAGCCGATGACTTCATGCTAAAGCCAAAGAATCTTGGAAAGGTCAGGGGCATTGAGCAGGAATTAATTACTAAAATAAAACATCTGATAACAATTCCTCCGGTCAGAAACAAACCTGTATCAAGGGGAATTCCGGCTGACAATATAGTACTTATCGGATCATCAGCGGGTGGCCCTCCAATGCTGGATTCCCTTGTCTCCTCATTAAAAGGTGACCTTAATGCGGCGGTTGTGATTACCCAGCATATGCCCGGAGGCTTTACAGCATCACTTGCAGAGAGGCTCAACAGGATCTCACAGCTCAATGTCAAGGAATCTGAGAATGGGGACATCCTGCATATCGGGAAGGTATATGTCTCAAAGGGTGGCTACCATACAATAATTTCTGCAAATCCGGATCACAGCGGCAGGATGAGTGGAAAGATTACACATTCAAAATCCCCTCCTGTACATGCGGTCCGGCCGGCTGTTGACAAAACCTTTGCCTCTGCGGCAAAGGTCTTTGGCTCAAGGACAGTCTCTGTTATACTCAGTGGTATGGGAAGTGACGGCGGAGAGGGCATGTCAGTCTTAAAAGAGAGCGGCGGCAGAACTGTTGTTGTAAAAGAGGAAGACTGCCTTGTTTACGGTATGGCAAGATCTGCACTTGAGAGGGACTGCGTTGACAGGGTTCTGCCTCTAAAATCAATACCACGCGAAATAATGAAATCAGTTGCCGCTCTGGAGTAA
- a CDS encoding chemotaxis protein CheA — MTDEESYRKLFVAESLENHETIVNNILILEEGSDDTAIDEIFRSAHTLKGMSASMGYSEMEHLCHKMEDVFHCIRSGAVDISPELTDLLLACTDSIEEMIDDVENGGDTSTFSTGDFISQLEDIESSAESCKPEGVSAVGQGSFSSEIDAILNSAGPGDSDKSGDEPKTPEPSGENDSPDEFDSDLKADYDEDSSVSNRYRIVARLSEDCNMMDVRSMIILQNLEDLGRIISSKPTAEELDEGVCSDIFEICIESEDSEEALLSAAKVTDVSEVEIFTSDKNPAASNPVYRLDIIISPECTMKDIRAMIILQNLEKAGDIISSRPTYEEIDAGSIEDFFSVIIMSEKPGDDLIRLSSGPDTASVKLFRTEGTDYSLDNSGWIFVSESLSKTPEQSKEVVSGSEAASGSVPDAGGPAEEPVMTDVTEDSKPEPDVKVPDKKEKNGRKKKEVKNIRVDISRLDQMMNLVEDLVINGGRLKQISKEYQIKEMDEALSMVGRSISDLQNLMMYIRMIPLNQIFNRFPRVVRDVAHHDGKEVEFIMTGGETELDRSVIDGLGDPLLHLIRNGVNHGIETPEERLKAGKPAKGTLTLSAWRDQGNVIIELADDGGGIPREKVLKKAIERNLISPEDAEVLPDEEVPGFLFQAGFSTAEQVTDISGRGVGLDVVKGAIESLKGSIKVSSKEGRGTSFTLTLPPTMAIIEVMMVRINKKRCAIPINAVVEVAKIDPRRINRIGSTEAVLLRDEVLQISRLNEMFGVCEDSGIVVIVQNHGTKSCIPVDVVEGQQEVVVKPVSNVIGNCPGVGGITIPGDGDVVPILDVNTMIIM; from the coding sequence ATGACAGATGAAGAATCCTACAGAAAACTTTTTGTTGCAGAATCTCTTGAAAATCATGAGACTATAGTAAATAATATTCTTATTCTGGAAGAGGGTTCTGACGATACTGCAATAGATGAAATTTTCCGTTCTGCACATACTCTTAAGGGTATGTCTGCATCAATGGGATACTCTGAAATGGAACATCTCTGCCACAAAATGGAGGATGTCTTTCACTGTATAAGGTCCGGAGCTGTTGATATCTCCCCCGAACTCACTGATCTGCTTTTAGCATGTACTGACAGTATTGAGGAGATGATTGATGATGTTGAAAACGGCGGCGATACATCCACTTTTTCAACAGGTGATTTCATATCACAACTTGAGGATATCGAGAGCAGTGCTGAATCATGCAAACCGGAAGGTGTTTCAGCCGTAGGTCAGGGTTCTTTCTCTTCGGAGATTGATGCAATCCTTAACTCTGCCGGCCCCGGAGATTCTGATAAATCCGGTGATGAACCAAAAACTCCTGAACCTTCAGGAGAAAATGATTCTCCTGATGAATTTGACTCAGATCTTAAGGCAGATTATGATGAAGATTCATCCGTATCCAACAGGTACAGAATTGTTGCACGTCTGTCAGAAGACTGCAATATGATGGATGTCCGCTCGATGATAATCCTTCAGAATCTTGAGGATCTCGGCAGAATTATCTCAAGCAAACCAACAGCCGAAGAGCTGGATGAAGGTGTATGTAGTGACATATTTGAGATATGCATTGAGAGTGAGGACAGCGAAGAAGCGCTTTTAAGTGCGGCCAAAGTAACCGATGTCTCTGAAGTTGAGATATTTACCTCTGATAAGAACCCCGCAGCATCAAATCCGGTGTACAGGCTTGATATAATTATATCTCCTGAATGCACAATGAAGGACATCAGGGCAATGATAATCCTTCAGAACCTGGAGAAGGCAGGGGATATTATCTCTTCAAGGCCCACATATGAGGAGATCGATGCAGGCAGTATTGAGGATTTCTTCTCAGTCATAATAATGTCCGAAAAGCCCGGAGATGACCTGATACGGTTATCGTCCGGGCCGGATACCGCATCTGTAAAACTCTTCCGGACAGAAGGAACAGATTACTCTTTAGATAATTCCGGCTGGATTTTCGTATCCGAATCTCTATCCAAAACTCCGGAACAATCTAAAGAAGTCGTTTCTGGTAGTGAAGCTGCATCGGGCAGTGTACCGGATGCAGGCGGACCTGCTGAAGAGCCGGTAATGACTGATGTAACAGAGGATTCAAAGCCTGAACCGGATGTTAAAGTTCCGGATAAGAAAGAGAAGAACGGCAGGAAAAAGAAGGAAGTTAAAAATATCCGTGTTGATATCAGCCGCCTTGATCAGATGATGAATCTTGTTGAGGACCTTGTAATCAACGGCGGCCGCTTAAAGCAGATCTCAAAGGAGTATCAGATAAAAGAGATGGATGAAGCCCTGAGCATGGTCGGCAGGTCAATCTCAGATCTACAGAATCTGATGATGTATATCAGGATGATTCCTCTGAATCAGATATTCAACCGTTTTCCGAGGGTTGTAAGGGATGTGGCTCATCATGACGGAAAAGAGGTTGAGTTCATCATGACCGGCGGAGAGACTGAACTTGACCGCAGTGTCATTGACGGCCTTGGAGATCCTCTTCTTCATCTTATCAGGAACGGTGTCAACCACGGGATCGAAACTCCGGAGGAGAGGCTGAAAGCCGGAAAACCGGCAAAGGGTACTCTTACCCTGTCTGCCTGGCGTGATCAGGGCAATGTTATAATTGAGCTTGCTGATGACGGAGGCGGAATTCCGAGGGAGAAAGTCCTTAAAAAAGCAATAGAGAGAAACCTTATCTCACCTGAGGATGCAGAAGTGCTGCCTGATGAAGAAGTTCCCGGCTTTCTCTTTCAGGCAGGTTTTTCAACTGCGGAGCAGGTTACTGACATCAGTGGACGCGGTGTCGGCCTTGATGTTGTGAAGGGCGCAATAGAATCACTTAAAGGTTCGATAAAGGTCAGTTCAAAAGAGGGCAGGGGAACTTCATTCACACTTACGCTTCCGCCTACAATGGCTATTATTGAGGTTATGATGGTCAGAATCAATAAGAAGAGATGTGCCATACCAATAAATGCCGTTGTCGAGGTTGCGAAGATTGATCCCAGAAGAATTAACAGAATCGGCAGCACTGAGGCAGTACTTTTAAGGGATGAGGTGCTCCAGATAAGCCGCCTTAATGAGATGTTTGGTGTATGCGAAGATAGTGGTATAGTGGTTATTGTTCAGAATCATGGCACAAAGTCATGCATACCTGTTGATGTTGTTGAAGGGCAGCAGGAAGTAGTTGTTAAGCCTGTAAGCAATGTAATAGGTAACTGTCCGGGCGTTGGCGGAATTACTATCCCCGGAGATGGTGATGTGGTGCCGATTCTGGACGTGAATACAATGATAATAATGTAA
- a CDS encoding CheF family chemotaxis protein: MKQVPVKIEYGNGWHAIKIGISENAISFPEPIGKEIKIKEIDDVEEKRNILILNTKSGNSYKIASIPKVLHILKRTVIMGCTAYRLVAYFMSPAVRGGVMISSAKWDKGAIAVLKTSIWFVGRDKQLSIPLDEVSGIEITKREVQGKESDVIHIDHIENGEVVTSFILCPLTTLEILYNYLKDTTKDLDVSAGELDSVSGQVAMLVYSGMDSHAIEKMVNISHKQLESVYDKLIEKQIVDVVLTRREVKLTTKGVRFVNESVKT; encoded by the coding sequence ATGAAACAGGTGCCTGTAAAAATTGAATATGGGAATGGCTGGCATGCAATAAAGATCGGAATCTCCGAAAATGCTATCTCTTTTCCTGAACCGATAGGTAAAGAGATAAAGATCAAGGAAATAGATGATGTTGAAGAAAAAAGGAATATACTTATATTAAACACAAAGTCAGGAAATTCCTATAAAATTGCATCTATTCCAAAAGTTCTTCATATCCTGAAAAGAACTGTGATTATGGGCTGTACAGCGTACAGGCTTGTTGCATATTTTATGTCTCCGGCCGTAAGAGGCGGAGTTATGATAAGTTCTGCCAAATGGGATAAAGGTGCTATTGCAGTACTTAAGACATCTATCTGGTTTGTGGGTCGCGATAAGCAGCTCTCTATTCCTCTTGATGAAGTGTCAGGCATTGAAATTACAAAGAGGGAGGTTCAGGGAAAAGAGAGTGATGTTATACACATTGACCATATTGAGAACGGTGAGGTTGTAACCAGTTTTATTTTATGCCCTCTTACGACCCTGGAAATATTATATAATTATCTGAAGGATACAACCAAGGATCTCGATGTTTCAGCAGGTGAACTGGACTCTGTCTCAGGCCAGGTGGCTATGCTTGTGTATAGTGGAATGGATTCACATGCAATAGAGAAGATGGTGAATATCAGCCACAAACAGCTTGAATCGGTCTATGATAAACTGATCGAGAAGCAGATTGTTGATGTTGTACTTACAAGACGTGAGGTGAAACTGACTACCAAGGGAGTCAGGTTTGTGAATGAATCTGTTAAAACCTGA
- a CDS encoding chemotaxis protein CheC, giving the protein MQLTDKQLDAMAELGNIGASHAATSLSTMLMSQIDMTVPEAIMVDIANISDYFGDEISALVVFEIQGELHPGGYVVLHLPRESAIRLTNTMLGSTDMERELNEMDESALLEVGNIMVSQFLDATATLLGIVMLPSPPAIAIDMAHAAFASIVAQIAVDIDEIILFRTELKSGMHDIQSTIVMLPDTNTLDTILKLLDEVLNPQL; this is encoded by the coding sequence ATGCAGTTAACAGATAAACAGCTGGATGCAATGGCGGAACTTGGAAATATTGGTGCATCACATGCGGCGACATCACTCTCAACAATGTTGATGTCGCAGATAGATATGACAGTGCCTGAGGCAATTATGGTTGATATTGCCAATATTTCCGATTATTTCGGAGATGAGATATCCGCACTGGTTGTATTTGAGATTCAGGGCGAACTGCATCCCGGGGGATATGTGGTGCTTCACCTGCCAAGGGAGTCAGCAATACGTCTTACAAATACCATGCTTGGTTCTACCGATATGGAACGTGAACTGAATGAAATGGATGAGAGTGCCCTTCTTGAGGTGGGCAATATCATGGTTTCACAGTTCCTGGATGCAACAGCTACGCTTCTTGGAATTGTAATGCTTCCTTCCCCTCCGGCAATTGCCATTGATATGGCGCATGCAGCTTTTGCAAGCATAGTTGCACAGATTGCTGTCGATATAGATGAGATCATTCTCTTCAGAACCGAGTTGAAATCCGGGATGCATGATATTCAGAGTACAATAGTGATGCTTCCGGATACAAATACTCTCGATACCATCCTGAAATTACTGGATGAAGTGCTAAATCCACAGTTATAA
- a CDS encoding response regulator produces the protein MGRILVVDDTMFMRTLLKNILFSGSHDIVGEAENGEEAVAKYKSLKPDLVTMDVVMPKMNGIEALKAIMAEDPGARVVMCTAVGQEQMVKLAIKTGAKGYIVKPFQAPKVLEEVNNVLSS, from the coding sequence ATGGGAAGAATTCTTGTCGTGGACGATACGATGTTTATGAGAACATTATTAAAAAATATTCTTTTTTCAGGATCTCATGATATTGTAGGTGAGGCAGAAAACGGTGAGGAGGCCGTTGCTAAGTATAAGTCGCTGAAACCGGATCTTGTCACTATGGATGTCGTTATGCCCAAGATGAATGGAATTGAGGCTTTAAAGGCAATAATGGCAGAAGATCCAGGTGCCCGTGTCGTTATGTGCACTGCTGTCGGCCAGGAGCAGATGGTAAAGCTCGCCATAAAAACCGGTGCCAAGGGTTATATTGTAAAACCATTCCAGGCTCCAAAAGTTCTTGAAGAAGTAAATAATGTGCTAAGTTCCTGA
- the ltrA gene encoding group II intron reverse transcriptase/maturase — MKEGKLMKVCHSTTHNCEKHTDRDLARQWNSIDWDKTRDTVNRLQIRIAKATKEENWNLVKRLSYLLTHSRSAKLLAVRIVTQNKGKRTPGIDGEIWNSASAKMQAVLSLTDKNYCAKPLRRIYIPKPGKKTKRPISIPSMYDRAMQALYGLALQPIAETTADPRSFGFRLFRSAQDASEYAFTCLGRKTSSIWILEGDIRGCFDNINHVWLKEHIPMDQSILTQFLKSGFVFDNVLFPTDKGTPQGGLVSPILANMTLDGIEHILDEQFQNMKVHFIRYADDFLVTAPTEEIAKEAKEIIKEFLAIRGLELSEEKTLITHINNGFDFLGYNFRKYKGKLLIKPSEKSIKSITDKIRTKVKKARAWSQEELIKVLNPTIRGWVNYHRHNAAKETFQKLDHYLWTVTWKWGKRRHTNKGRKWVASKYWHVEGKRKWVFKTEENTLIQFSEAPIRRHSCPKLNANPYLDRKYFLERKERMRRQTPWIQTKLSYFALPPANG; from the coding sequence ATGAAGGAAGGTAAACTTATGAAAGTATGTCATTCAACGACGCATAATTGCGAGAAACATACTGACAGGGATCTTGCCCGGCAATGGAACTCCATTGACTGGGACAAAACAAGAGACACTGTTAACCGGCTACAGATCCGGATTGCAAAGGCAACAAAAGAAGAAAATTGGAATTTGGTGAAACGTCTTTCTTACCTGTTAACTCATTCAAGATCAGCAAAATTGCTGGCTGTACGAATTGTTACACAGAACAAAGGTAAGCGTACACCCGGCATAGACGGAGAAATCTGGAACTCAGCATCTGCAAAGATGCAGGCAGTTCTGAGCCTCACAGACAAAAATTACTGTGCAAAACCATTACGACGTATTTATATCCCTAAACCTGGTAAGAAAACAAAGCGACCAATCTCAATTCCATCCATGTATGATCGGGCAATGCAGGCTCTCTATGGATTGGCCCTACAACCAATCGCAGAAACAACAGCAGACCCACGTTCATTTGGATTTAGACTTTTCAGATCAGCACAGGATGCATCAGAATATGCATTTACGTGCTTAGGAAGAAAGACATCATCCATATGGATTCTGGAAGGAGACATCCGGGGATGCTTTGATAATATTAACCATGTGTGGCTTAAGGAACACATACCTATGGATCAATCAATCCTTACACAGTTCCTAAAATCGGGATTTGTCTTTGATAATGTTCTCTTTCCGACAGATAAAGGTACTCCACAAGGAGGCCTTGTGTCTCCAATTCTTGCGAATATGACACTCGATGGAATTGAACATATTCTTGATGAACAATTCCAAAATATGAAAGTTCACTTTATTCGCTATGCAGATGACTTTCTGGTCACTGCACCTACAGAGGAAATCGCAAAAGAAGCAAAGGAGATAATAAAAGAATTCCTCGCAATAAGAGGCCTGGAATTATCGGAAGAGAAAACGTTGATTACTCATATCAACAATGGCTTTGACTTTTTGGGGTACAATTTCCGGAAATATAAAGGAAAACTCCTCATTAAACCATCGGAGAAATCAATCAAGTCAATTACTGATAAAATTAGGACTAAAGTTAAAAAAGCCCGAGCATGGTCTCAGGAGGAATTGATAAAGGTATTAAATCCAACCATACGAGGTTGGGTAAATTATCATCGTCATAATGCAGCCAAGGAAACTTTCCAGAAATTAGATCACTATCTCTGGACAGTAACCTGGAAATGGGGTAAACGTCGACACACTAACAAAGGTCGCAAATGGGTAGCAAGTAAATATTGGCATGTGGAAGGCAAAAGAAAATGGGTTTTCAAAACAGAAGAGAATACGTTAATACAATTCTCGGAAGCTCCCATCCGTAGACATTCTTGCCCAAAGCTTAATGCTAATCCCTATCTTGACAGGAAATATTTCCTCGAAAGAAAGGAGAGAATGAGAAGACAAACGCCATGGATCCAAACTAAATTATCTTATTTTGCACTGCCGCCCGCTAACGGGTAG
- a CDS encoding transposase: protein MANNCQNIGKSELNKENKLGNLEPICALVEGNVTLTGGRNYDSLTLIRGAIATACSNNSISGFAKMTEGLPSHTTCLKKLHGLNMEELTLNTPKMLLKAGKGILKKGQKYDFAIDITLIPYYGKKDKKNPKSPIVGGKRKASTNYFVGYLTFSVVNMDKHLILQVIPLFRDSTNLTAIKNCVDLIYGYGFKIKSLMLDREFYSAEIFSYLKESEIPHIVPVKKNSDELKRQLKGKKSKSFEYVINAKSKNKLKCKVKIVDRVIYMKGKKGKKGALHRAFVVYKINTSPQSISERYRHRFAIESTYVINNKFKVRTSTKDHVVRFFYYLIACIIQNFWVLTKWKRFAKIQRGPKVIYRDKFPLNHYLAIIFEESMTHFRILRIDEIAIS, encoded by the coding sequence ATGGCAAATAATTGTCAAAATATAGGCAAATCAGAGCTTAATAAAGAAAATAAGCTTGGAAACCTTGAACCGATATGCGCTCTTGTTGAGGGGAATGTAACCTTAACAGGTGGCAGAAACTATGATAGTCTAACGTTGATTCGGGGAGCTATCGCTACGGCATGTTCTAATAACTCAATATCCGGTTTTGCAAAAATGACGGAAGGACTACCGTCCCATACGACTTGTCTAAAAAAACTTCATGGCCTTAATATGGAGGAATTGACACTAAATACTCCAAAAATGCTTTTAAAAGCGGGAAAAGGAATCCTTAAGAAAGGTCAGAAGTATGATTTTGCAATTGATATAACGCTAATTCCATATTATGGGAAAAAGGATAAAAAAAATCCTAAATCTCCAATTGTAGGTGGAAAAAGAAAGGCATCGACAAATTATTTTGTTGGATACCTGACATTCTCGGTTGTAAATATGGATAAGCACCTTATACTTCAGGTTATTCCTTTGTTTAGAGATTCCACTAACCTCACCGCAATAAAGAATTGTGTTGATTTAATTTATGGATATGGATTCAAGATCAAATCTCTGATGCTTGACCGTGAGTTTTACTCTGCTGAAATCTTCAGTTACCTTAAGGAATCTGAAATTCCTCACATAGTGCCTGTTAAGAAGAACAGTGATGAACTCAAAAGGCAGCTGAAGGGAAAGAAATCAAAATCATTTGAATATGTTATAAACGCCAAATCGAAGAATAAGCTAAAATGTAAGGTGAAAATTGTTGATCGTGTCATTTACATGAAAGGTAAAAAGGGTAAAAAAGGTGCTCTTCATCGTGCTTTTGTTGTGTACAAAATTAATACTTCCCCACAATCAATTAGTGAGCGATACAGGCATAGATTTGCCATTGAATCAACATATGTCATTAATAATAAATTCAAAGTAAGAACATCCACCAAGGATCATGTGGTGAGATTTTTTTATTATCTAATTGCATGCATAATTCAGAATTTTTGGGTTTTAACAAAATGGAAGCGATTTGCAAAGATTCAGAGAGGACCAAAAGTAATATACAGGGACAAATTCCCCTTAAATCATTATCTTGCCATCATATTTGAAGAAAGTATGACTCATTTTCGTATATTAAGGATTGATGAAATTGCTATAAGCTGA